A region of the Saccharomyces eubayanus strain FM1318 chromosome V, whole genome shotgun sequence genome:
CACGCAACAAGAGGAGTATCGTGATCCGCTATATACTCCGAGATACACCAACGTGTGGTAAAATTGCCGCAGCATTGAACGTCCGCAGCGCTGTTTTGCTCCAGGCGGTGGATGTCGCCCCTTAACTTCCGTACGTTGTCAGACATTCTTCCGtggagaaaataaagatgtgCCTTCTTTGTTCTGGGATTTTCAATTCCTTCTGGCACTGAATTCCGTGAGACGCTTAAAACAAGGTTGCGAAGTAGACGTTTTTAGGTCTGCCCGCCGCGTGATAGCGGTAGGCGGGGGTGGAAATGTCCAAAACAGCGGCCATGAAGCAGCAAATCTTCGTTTGCTGACCACCGTGTCGTTGCTACTTGCGCTCGCTCGCTCTTACGCTTCTGAGGAAAAGCAGCCAAAAACGAGCATTTTCCTTTGCGGGCTTTGATTTGTGCCCGCCAGCGCTGACAGATGGAAGAGTTCGGCGAACCTGGTCAGCATTGGCGGCGACGATAACAAGATGTCTCGAGTGGGGGCGTGGATCTTGAGGCCTCGCCTACCGGACACGTATGCACTATGTTGTTATAAAAGCTCTAAACTTACGTAAGCGTATTAATaattaatatatatgtttatatGTATGCACGTATTTACAAATTTGGTACATGTGTGGTTTTTCACGGGAAATAGTAAGGAAGCTGTAAACAGCATGGCTTTCGGCGTCTTTGTGCTGTGCAGCTTCTCGAAAAAGGTTCATCTGGTTTTTCAgccttgatttttttttttttttgttgtccGCACATCATTTATGTATTTTTAGCCACCTGCAGTCTTTTATTTGGCAAATCTGGCTTAGATCGTTTTTGTGAAAGCTTAATTTTCACCTTAAAATCGATTGGATCTTAGATACGCAGTCGAGAACAGCGGGTAAAGTGGACAACTGCCCTTTCGCAATTGTAACACCCTATACCAGATCTATATTTTCACTGGTCCTGGTCTACATATAGATAGATGTCCAAGaataatttcttgaaagacGTTTCCGCCTTACCAGACGACGTACTcatagaaaatgaaagaggCATAACGTTGCTTGGCTACCCAGTGTTTTCCCCCAAGATCCTGGTGCCACCGTTTGACCCGCCTCAGTTTCAAAGACTAAACACGGAAAACGGCTCGCTAATTCCCCTGTCAAAAAACACCATATCTAATTTCACCGAACTGTACCCTATTGATCTGGCCACCGAGCGCGTTGCAGGCAATGGCAATTCACAGCAGACAAAATGGTTTGTTCTGATGGATTTCGATGAAAGATATGACAGCGATGATCAAGGTTGGTGCTACAGCTGGAACTTTAACAATTCCAGGTGGAAATCTAAAAATGGGTTGGTTAGAAGAAGAGTCTGGGTGAGAATATCCGCTGCCAGTCATTCACTAGACTAAAGATATCTTACACTGTTATTTAATTTAATTAAATAAgtacaaaataaaaaaaatgcgttCATTATGCAAAGTGTTTTCTACCAAACTTCTATTGAGAAGCTAAAGTGTGTGTCTTGTTGGCTCCAACCCGCCAGGTTAAGTAGAATGTtattaatgatatattAGTATTGGCGTTGTAAACCTTTTTCACGATCCAGACGACCCAAACTGTGAAGCCCATTCTTCATACTTCACCAACCCATCCTGGGACACGGACGGCTTGATATACTGCAAACTGCTCTTGAAGTCCACCAGACCTATAGGTCTTATCATATCTCTATCTGTCTCCAATAATTTATCCCCAAGATCTCGCAGTGGGCCCATAGCTGCATCCTTAGCTAAAGATGTTATATCGCTTCCTGAAAACCCCTCAGTGATCTTTACCAATTCGTCAAAATCTAAGTCAGTAAGCGTGTGCTTTTGATATGACAGcagcttcttcaattggaCGTATCTCGTCTGGTCCTCTGGCAACGGAATATATTGTCTTCTTacaaatcttcttcttgctgCTTCGTCAATTGACCATGGCAAGTTTGTCGCGGCAAGTACCAGGACCCTTGTatcatcttcgtcgttattgttattggaGCCAGTGCCCTCATTCTTGTTTGAACCAGCTGCTGCACTCGACAATGATGACCACTGAACAAGAAACTCGTTTTTGATCCTACGACTCGActcattttcgttttcgttaTTTCTGCTACCCATGATAGAATCGATTTCGTCCACAAATACAATAGAGGGCGATAGTTTCTTAGCAATAGCAAACAATGCTCTTACTagtttttcactttcaCCTAAATACTTGGATGTCAAACTGGAAGCgctaattgaaaaaaaggtggAGCGAGATTCCGTGGCTACAGCTCTTGCCAGCATCGTTTTACCTGTACCGGGTGGACCAAATAAAAGCATCCCCCTGACTGGTTCACGTAGCCCTCTGAACAAATCGGGTCTCAAAAATGGATAGACAACCGCTTCTTTTAGAGAGTACTTGGCGCTTTCTAATCCCGCAATATCGTCCCAATGGACTTCATCTCCATGGACCACAATTTCAGCAAAAATTTGCTTCGCGGCTTGTTTATCTACACCTTGCAAGCTGTCAAtaatttcatcttccagAATTTCTCTAAGAGCCTTTTTGTCTACTTCTGAATCTTCGTTCCCCTCGGTCAAGGGAGTTGCGTTTCCAGTGGTCAATTCTGACTTAGTGGAATCTGCTTTAGCGGGATCTACTTTAGATGATTCTGTCTTTTTTGGTGCTGATACTTGTCGATTTACTTTATTGACGGATGtgtttgaagttttcattAGCTTCTTATTTGAAGACGTGCTCTGCGAAGACGCTTTCGGATTAATCGCGGGTCTAGATGGATGAATGCtggttttcttcaaactgGAAACCGAAGACTTAGTGGTCTTTGATTTCAGAACGGGACGAGTCTTTTTCACGGTGTTGTTTGTCAAATTATTCACAACTTTTCTGTTGCCTAATACTTTCTTGGCAGCCATTGCTGCCGTTCTGGGTTTTTGAAGTGTTGGTTTCGAAGCtgtcaaagaagaagtggGAGATGATGTGGCGGATTTTGCGGTGGACGTTGAGttatttttggattttgCGACACAAGTTGGCGTTGATTTAGCGATAAGAGTTGGGGTTGATTTAGTACTCTTCAGAGATGTTGCATTACTagttttcatcaattttgAGATTTGGGGATGCTTAGTCTTTGACGGATTCATAGTGCCATAAGATTCTAAATTATACTCCTTTATCGTACCCGTGCTAGATGCCCTGTTAGTGCTTGATGGAGGAGGTGGGGGCAACAAAGGCAGTGCGGGAGCCGTATTTGGTAAAGACCGTAAGGAGGATTCGGGAACATGACCTGACGATTCCGTACTCTTGTTACTAGATAGGGAAGAGGTGACAGATAAGTCGGACATTGGTTGTTGGATTCCATCCAAACTCCTTAGGGTTTCTATGCGTTGTcgttgttcttcttcatcaatctCGGAGTAATTGTCATAATAATCCGAGACATCGAATTCAAACTCTTCgctctcttcttcatcaaatacGCTGTGCTCCTCTATTCCAGCCTCATAGTCATCCTCGTCATCCTCGTCATTGGTTAAATCTATTAGTATTGGCTCTGATGCATATTTCTCTGAGTATACTCccgtttctttcttgaGTGGGCGATCGTGGTGCTCGACGGCTTTTTTATATTGTTTGGTAGCGGTATTCGATAAGGGCTTGGAAGGCACAAAATTTACTCTAACACTCTCCGTTTCTTCTACGGGTTTCGGAGatatattgttattatgGGCTGGTAATGATGGGTTAGAGTATGCCTTTTTGTAGCCGTATGCACTCCTATCTCGCaatgtcttcatcattctTCCAGGAACCATATGAAAGGCAGAGGGTGGTTCTGTGGTTCTTGTGAAGGAGGAACTACGATGTGTGTTCTGTGTTTTGGAAGACGGTACGTCTTTCCTGACAGGTTCTTCCCGAACCAACTTTTGGACTCTTTCTAGATGCATAACACTCTTATGATACAATTCTCTAATCCCATTTTGTAGACTGAGCTCATCCTTCGTGTACGTTTGGATACTCGGATAGTTATGTTCTATCAATGTCAGTTTGAAAAGCACGTCAGTTGTCAAGGCCTTCCAGCCTTGTAGTGCGTCTTTATATcgctttttctcttctaagttcaaaaaatatattgttTCATTAGCGATTCTACTATAAAGTTCGGTGAAGTCAGTTAAAGGTTGCTGAGGTCTTTTGCGTATTTTCGTTAGTCGCGTTAGAATGTGGTGGCCTCTTTGTGACTCCATAGCGTCACGGTACAATATGGTATATTCCTGGTAAATGGATCAATAAGacacgaaaaaaaaattgatttctGCTCTATTAAGCGCTAATTATGCCaaaattataaataaaatactgCGATCCTAATTATCGCCAactattcaaagaaaaaatctatCCAATACGTATGGAAAATCTTGAGGAGTTGTACTGCTGCTTCAGCCTCTTATTGACCGtgaatcaattttttttattgttccTGATCGTATTTTTCTCCGCGAATCTCGGCTAAAGATGCTTGGGTTGGCTATTTTTGTTAGAAGCTCGATACAGTAACAGAAAAATATGTCAAAACACTACACTTTCAAAAGTCGAGGGCAGGAGGCAAACATTTGCACGCCCACAAACACGAGTAGATTGATTAAgctgatattttttttatgtatatTCTACTACActatatatgaaaaatacatGAAGCCTTGCTAGTTTCTAGGGGCTCATCTGATCACACTGTGTTTCTTGTGTTCCTTCTCTTGTTCACCAAGAATCAACTCTTCAAACACCCTGGCTTCCTCGGCTTCCTCTGGTGATCTTCTGGCGCCGGCAAACTTGTTAGCGATGAATAGCATTGCCTTTGCCTTTGCGAGACGCTCCTTAGAAGACACTCTTCTATCATTTAGGATTTGATTACAAACGtcttttagttttctttcaagttcGAATTTGGACATGGCCCACATGACACCTAGAGCCTTACCGGCCAGTGTGGATTCAAATTTGGCACGTTCGTATTGGTCAAGCTCATCCGGATTAACTTCGTTCATCTTTTCCATGGCTTTTTGGGCTTCCAGTCCTGTTGATAACAAATTGTATGCTGATTTGACAGATCTGGCATTGTCTCGAGTACCTGTGAAAAGCTTGGAAAACCCGTAAGTCTTCTTGGACATGATAAAATTATTTGCCTTGGTCTTGTAAACCCTGGCCAACAAGTACAACAACTCTAAACCAAAACTTTCTAGTTTCAACTcctcaatttcttgatcCAGTTTCCTTGTAAATTCCTCCAAGTTGTTAGCCTTGACGGCGATTAAATACCTGGTAATTTTTTCGTTCAGTTTCTCAGCTAATTCATCGACTTGCTTCATCATATCTTCacgtcttttcttttccatttccaaaagtttctttctttgctcTCTGGATAGTCTATCCTTCCTTAGGTGTTCAGCCCTATTGCCATCGTGTCTAATCATACCACCATCGGAGGTCTCGCCTCCCTTGTCGGTATCAGTAGCAGCAGTGCCCTCCTCGCCTTCCTTCTCAAACATTTCTGTGGCCTCGCCCAGCTCCTTaaataaagagaattcCCCAATCCAATCTTTAAAACCATCACCCCCGAATATCGCAGTGAAGTATTCAGAAGCGTCCTCAAACCCTTGCTGTGGAACTGCATCCTCCTTACCGAATTCGTCGTACTTGGAGCGGAGCCCTTGATCACTCAAGACTTGGTATGCTTCACCCACCGCTTGGAACTTCGCCTGAGCATCCGGATCGTCTGGATGCTTATCCGGATGCGTTTCCATGGCCTTCCTACGGTAGGCctttttaatttctgtAGCTGTAGCCTCAGGTTTGATACCTaaaatatcataatacTCTGTTTCCTTTACCATAGTTTCTCTCTTGCTCTCTCTCGAATTGACGTGTTTTGTATGATGGACTTAGTGATGAACCGAATTGTTCTCTTCTATCGTAACGCAATGAAAAGTGGTAGCCGTTACGAACTGGGGATGCGAATGAGTTGCCACTAACATAGTGTATTGTCCCTGTGGTCCCTGGCACCATTCACCATTGAAATTTGCGTTTTCCGCCGACCCTTCTCGCGGCCGGCGAAACACCGTAGTGACACTCCTTAAGCTGTAACTAAGCAACAAACCAGCCTTCTGTAGGCTGGTATCCTATTCATTTTAACGACATTTTAGTCGAAATTTCTGTCCTGCATACTCTATTTCACTTTGAATTATGGGATTGAAAATCTGCTACGTGATACTTACGGCTCAGGTGTACTTCTTTATGTAAATCTAATGACCGGTAGTTCCGTTAGCTATGGGTAATGCTAAGAAAGTGCCATAAAATAAACATTCCGCCTCACACTCATGTGCTTAGATCTACATATGCATCTACTGGGAATTGAACTAGCCATATCATCTTATTAATAAAGGGTGCCGCCAGAACGCGCTAACAGGGAATGGATGCGagagaagaagattcaAGATGCATCGCCTCTCGATCATTGACATGTATTTGTATATTCATGGGTTCAAACCCTGcttgtatttttcattcattgatcatGTATTGTTTGTGTATCGTTTAGTTCGGTTTGCGTAACGGCGTTTTATAGTAATTCATAGGCGCTTAACATCTAGCATCAGAAGACCCAATCGATCGAATGACACATCCAAAGTAAACTACTGCATAAAAACCATTAATAGGACAAATTTCTATACTAGGGAATCTTCAAGCAGCCAGCGGCATTTGAGCAGGTTATTTCAAATAGCGAATCATACTTTCGCTAACAGGTCAATGTACTATGTCGAGCAGTCTAAAACAATCTGTACTAGTTTATTTGTCACCaattagttagtttagGAGGTAGCAGTAATTAATCATAAGCAGTTCTAtcatattatataagagaggtataaAAAACAGATGCTGATTAGTTTAGTGAAACCGAACTGctcatatataaatataaattaaattttcatatattttttcttcatacTTTATTAATGAGTTAACAAGTATAACTCATCTTCGTATATGCTAGTTCCTGGTCAATTAATAAATCCttaatcttatcttcactaaTTTCCAGATTGGTTATTTGTATCgtgatgaaaaaatgattatTAATAGTAATGttattattcttgtttcagATCTTTTATCATACATGAATTGATGTGTGTCTGAAGACATCTATTCCAACAATTAGTCTAGATATATAtgacaaaaggaaaaacaaacctTTCAGCTCTGAACGTTAGATTTCCTATTGTTATGAAATTTATAGTTGTTCTGGTCCTATAGTGTAGTGGTTATCACTTTCGGTTTTGATCCGGACAACCCCGGTTCGAATCCGGGTAGGacctcatttttttatttcagaGCAAATAACTCATAAGAGTGTTTACACACTGTTCATTCACCAGATACCCGTGCATCTGTAAATCAAGAAACGGATGTCAACGCAGTCCGCCAAGGTCTGACGACGACGGCATGTATCTTAATACGCAATGGCTTTATTGGAGACACACCCGCTTTCCGGGTAACAGTGGCTGGCTATTATCGTTCATTTATAAGCAACGGAGAAAAATGATTACCAAATTGATATAGCTATATCGTATCTGGCACTGAACAAGTGAGTCACAAGCGGAGTCTGGATATTAATCTGTTTGGTTATTTGTCACAGCAGTATAAAGAATTCAAATCACCTTCTGAGAAATGCCTGGCGTTACAGCTCCAACAAGAGGACAAGTGTTGTCGTTATACAAACAATTTATCAAGAATTCCAACCAGTTCAATAATTACAACTTTAGACAGTACTTTCTTAGAAGAACAAGGGACACTTTCAGGGAAAATGTGAACCAAAAAGATCCGAAAGTGCTAATGAATCTATTCAAGGACGCGAAGAACGAATTGGGTGTCTTGAAAAGACAGTCAGTCATTTCCCAAATGTATACCTTCGATAGACTGGTTGTGGAACCGTTGAAAGGAAGGAAACACTAAAACATGGCTTAAATAGAGTCATTGCATGTAAGGAGAAAAAGTATccagtctttttttttctctcttttgcCAGGAAAGTCATATACCTACATCCTAAAAAGGCGTGACCGCCCTCCAATGTGGCGGATACTAGATGATATTCGTAATTTCCAACCGCCACTCAGCATGGTTCAAGCCCTGCTTGAGGTGATCGCGTAGTTTATTTATCTAATACTAATAGCATTTTTGATAGCAgggtttatttttctttcattttagTTTGCAACGTCATTGAGGTCATGAAAGGAAAGTTTATAGCTTGTATATAACATTAATATTAAAACCTAAACGTTCTCAAATGTGATTATGGAGTGTACTATTTTAAAACAGGACGGCAAGCTATGAAACCCACAGATTTACAGGGCCATGTGTTACGTTTGATTAAGTGCATACAAAATAACACGAGCCAGCCAAACTACATTCGACGTTCGCTTTCTGTATTGTTTTTGTGCATACCACCTTCTCACACCTTCGTTATGTGCGTTATAGTTgtaccttcttttttcggACCATTCCATCGGATATACTGCATACgtaaagtgaaaaaaaattttgccCATATATCAGTTTATCACTCGGAAATAGATTTTTCAGCTGACTACACTGAAGAGTCtgctttttcctttttacaATTGTTTAAtaatcttttgtttttcattcACGATTCCAAGATTGCTCAAAGGCTCAAAACCACAATATAAAGCTAAAATATaatgaagagaaagaacgCTGAAGGTAAAGGATCGAACGAGAAGGATACCAAGCAAATTTcacttgaagaagataaaattaAGGGTTTGTttaattcaaaaatctgGGACAAATCCTTCCAAGATGGCttaaaaaaggaaattgaagacGCCCAACCATACAACTGGGGTACCATCCATGAGTTAGTCAACGATGACCTTCTACGTGCGGTCCGTAAAGAGATCGAAACTGAGATTCATTTCACTAAGAAGGAAACTGACATTTATAGAGTCAACCAGAGTGGTGACTTGGCTAACTTGTCCGGTTTGGACTGGAACGACTTGTCACGTTTGCCAAATTTGTTTAAGCTACGTCAAATCTTATACTCCAAGCAATATAGAGATTTTTTCGGTTACGTTACCAAAGCTGGTAAGTTATCTGGTTCTAAGACCGACATGAGTGTTAACACTTACACAAAGGGTTGTCACCTGTTAACCCACGACGATGTCATTGGTTCTAGAAGAATCAGTTTCATTTTGTATTTACCAGATCCTGatagaaaatggaaatcCCACTATGGAGGTGGCTTAAGACTTTTCCCCAGTATTTTACCAAACGTTCCTCATTCTGATCCATCTGCCAAGCTAGTCCCACAATTCAACCAAATTGCTTTCTTCAAGGTCTTGCCAGGTTTCTCCTTCCACGATGTCGAAGAAGTCAGAGTCGACAAGCACAGATTGTCTATCCAAGGTTGGTACCATATTCCACAAGTCGGTGAAGAAGGGCACATCCCgggtgaagaagaagcatgGGTACGTAATAACACCTCCACTTTGGCACAAATCGAATCCAATGTCTTGGAAGATTTTGAGTTTCCAAAGGATGAAAGAGATATCTTGCCATTCCATGAAGTTAagcattttgaaaaaatgttgaAGAGCGATGCTGCAAACGAAAACAATACTCCTAAGGAAGCTATGACCAGTATAATTTCTGATTCTCTCCAGTTATCTGAAACTGAATTCACCTATCTATCCCAGTATATTTCTCCTGAACACTTGAACCCAGAAGgcattgaaaaactacaaaagaAGTTTGTTGAGAATTCTTCTTTACAAATCGAGGCTTTTCTGAACGATAGCAAATCtgaattattgaagaaagttATCAAACAAAAGGAATTGGAGCAAGAATGCCCTTACCATTCAAAGGACGTGAAGACGCCGTGGAAGACGGCTATTCCTCCACACAAAGCCCGTTATCTGTACATTGATGGTAAGGARTACCGTAATTTCCAAACAGAAGCAGACATTTTTAAGGCGTTAAACAACGATGATTTGGCAAACTTCCAATTCACCAAGGATACCATCAAGGTAATTGCCGATGCTTCTGGTAACAGTAAGGAAAGCAACTTTGATGCTGAGCTAGCGTTGATTGACTTGGCCATCTTCCACAAGAGCACCATTTTCAAGAAGTATTTAGCCTTGCTGACTTCTTTGTGCCCAGTCAGTGAACAAGTCCTCATCAGAAGATTCAGACCTGGTATGGATTTCACATTAGCCACCAAGTGCCGTTTCAATGAACTTTTGAAGGGTAATCCAGATATCTTGGATGCTGTTTTGGAAGGTACTTTATGTTTGACCCCTTCTCCTGGTTGGGAATCAGGAGAACTTGGCGGTTATGAATTGTACATGatggatgatgatgaagataataaGCAATACCTAAAGGAGGACGTTGAAGATGCTTCAGTGTATCGTGCAGATGACAGTGGTGACTCTGTTCTGATTAACGATCCACCTGCTTGGAACACTTTCAACTTGGTCCTGAGAGATGAAAGTGTTTTGGAATTTGTTAAGTACGTTAGCTGGAGTGCCAAATCTAGTAGATGGGATGTCAAAATGAAATGGGATGTCAAAGCCtgtgatgaagatgaagaaaatgaagaagccTAAGGCTGGTGACCCACCTTTTGGGCTGGAGACAGCTCAATGTATTTCATTATAGAGTTGTATAGTAATTGTATAAAACAAATTGTTTGAAAAACCTTCTTAGTACTGTTAAACCCTTTTATTGGGGTGAAAATCGTCCTTTCCTTTGTATACTTGGCAAAGCGTATTCAACATTCTATTTGAATTGAATATTAAAAACttgatttgttttcacGTTTACATATTGCATATTTACAGACATGAACTACAAAAAACGAAGGATGAAGAACTATTTATAGTCTTGATTCTTTCCGAGCGGAAAGACGTCGTATTGTTGCACCTCACATTAAGCCTATTGCCTGGCATCTTCTTATAGCTTTTGATAGCCTTCTTTGATTCTTGGCCGATAAGCCTGTGGTATCTCTATGCTGGATTCTTCCTGTGGTGGTGAcatattttgaaagaattctTGGTCTTGCATAGAACTCTAAGGGATTCACGCCACTTTTCATTATATCATTTCTATTTGCGTTCTTGCTTGCCTGATATTTTCTGTCTAAATGAATCCGACCCatagaaaaatcaaacggATCGTAGATAGTACCTTTGGGGAGCTTTTTGGACAATGACTggtcaatttttttggtttgtgCGGTTCTACTTACTTCAATATCCacacttttcttttctttcactcCGAAGTTGTACAAGGTACGTTTGGATGAACAATTTGCTACCTTCTTGATGAAAGGTAACATTacattttgaattttagTACCTGTAATTACATTCATCTTGACCACTCTCGACTCGTTTGGGGATCTTTAAATTCCGGTTGAATATCTTCACCATTGCAGTTTGTCAACTATATAGCTTTAAGCGTATTATGGTGATTTTTCCCAATATTGTGACAGTAAAGGTTACCCAGTGCCaattgaaaagagcaaaagaGTTAACGAAGAGTAGAATGGCTATAAAAGGCTGAAGGTAATATATATTACAGGAATATGTACAATTGTACCACTATGCAGGATTCTAATATATGCACACATTGCgaacttgaagaaaatccaaatgCATTGCTCTGGGTGAAATGTGATAGTTGTCCGCAGTGGGTACATGTGAAATGTGTGCCTTTGAAGCGCATCCACTATTCAGATATTCCAAGTACCCCAGTTTCCTCTTATCCGAATTCATCGAAGGAGATCAAGAGCTACCGCTGTGTCAACCATTATGAAGAGGAGTTTCTTGCTATATTTCCTCGCGGCCTTCCAAATGGAAAGCGACAAAGAGATCGTGgggaaaatgaagatagcAATCATATCAGCAAGCGATATAATTTtaggaagaaaaaggataTTGACTACATTGCTCTGAATGAGGGCGAAgcaaaaagagagaaaatgaTCCATCCTCATAAAGACACCTTTTTaagatgttttgaaaagtggGAAAATAAGTCGAATATTATCAATGCCGCCAAATTTGCTGCTACATTCAATGATATAAGGGAGCCATACAAAATAAGCGATCCTTGGAGTAGCGGTGTGCAAGTGCCGAAAATGGAGACAAACAACGGAGTTTTAACCGTTAATGATATTACGGAAATTATAGGGGAGGATTATCGTGTTGATGTGATGGATGTTCAAACGCAAATGAATGAGACCTGGACTCTGGGTTCTTGGAATAGATATTTTACTCAAACTGAACCAGGTAATAGAGATCGAATAAGAAACGTTATATCATTGGAGGTCTCCAACGTCAAGGCTTTAGAACTTGAGAGGCCCACATCAGTGAAACAGAATGATCTTGTCGATCAAATTTGGAATTGGAACGAGGATCTCGGGAAAGtcaatgatgaagaagcagaagagGATAATCCAAGACCAAAAGTAACCAAGTATATCTTAATGTCCGTAAAGGACGCCTACACGGACTTTCATTTGGATTTCGCCGGCACATCAGTTTATTATAACGTCATCTCTGGACAGAAGAAGTTTTTGCTATTTCCTCCTACTCAATCAAATGTAGATAAGTATGTCGAATGGTCTTTGAAGGAATACCAAAACAGCTTTTTTCTAGGCAATGTTCTTGAGGATGGTTTTGCAATGGAATTGAATGCTGGTGATTTGTTTATGATCCCGTCCGGATACATTCATGCAGTTTATACACCAGCAGATTCTCTGGTATTTGGGGGTAATTTCCTAGCAATGCGTGATCTAGAGACTCATTTTAGAATTgtggaaattgaaaaattgacaAAGGTTCCCAAAAGATTTACCTTTCCCAAATTTGATCAAGTTATAGGTAAATTATGTGAGTATATTGTGCTTTctaaaaataagaagacTGTTGGTGGGAGAGATACGGATTTGATAGCCGAGGTCAGTAACTCCACAATTGAGTTACTATATGGATACCTTATAAAACCTGGAGTGAAG
Encoded here:
- the RSM18 gene encoding mitochondrial 37S ribosomal protein bS18m; amino-acid sequence: MNVITGTKIQNVMLPFIKKVANCSSKRTLYNFGVKEKKSVDIEVSRTAQTKKIDQSLSKKLPKGTIYDPFDFSMGRIHLDRKYQASKNANRNDIMKSGVNPLEFYARPRILSKYVTTTGRIQHRDTTGLSAKNQRRLSKAIRRCQAIGLM
- the SPO73 gene encoding Spo73p → MSKNNFLKDVSALPDDVLIENERGITLLGYPVFSPKILVPPFDPPQFQRLNTENGSLIPLSKNTISNFTELYPIDLATERVAGNGNSQQTKWFVLMDFDERYDSDDQGWCYSWNFNNSRWKSKNGLVRRRVWVRISAASHSLD
- the SAP1 gene encoding putative AAA family ATPase SAP1 — its product is MESQRGHHILTRLTKIRKRPQQPLTDFTELYSRIANETIYFLNLEEKKRYKDALQGWKALTTDVLFKLTLIEHNYPSIQTYTKDELSLQNGIRELYHKSVMHLERVQKLVREEPVRKDVPSSKTQNTHRSSSFTRTTEPPSAFHMVPGRMMKTLRDRSAYGYKKAYSNPSLPAHNNNISPKPVEETESVRVNFVPSKPLSNTATKQYKKAVEHHDRPLKKETGVYSEKYASEPILIDLTNDEDDEDDYEAGIEEHSVFDEEESEEFEFDVSDYYDNYSEIDEEEQRQRIETLRSLDGIQQPMSDLSVTSSLSSNKSTESSGHVPESSLRSLPNTAPALPLLPPPPPSSTNRASSTGTIKEYNLESYGTMNPSKTKHPQISKLMKTSNATSLKSTKSTPTLIAKSTPTCVAKSKNNSTSTAKSATSSPTSSLTASKPTLQKPRTAAMAAKKVLGNRKVVNNLTNNTVKKTRPVLKSKTTKSSVSSLKKTSIHPSRPAINPKASSQSTSSNKKLMKTSNTSVNKVNRQVSAPKKTESSKVDPAKADSTKSELTTGNATPLTEGNEDSEVDKKALREILEDEIIDSLQGVDKQAAKQIFAEIVVHGDEVHWDDIAGLESAKYSLKEAVVYPFLRPDLFRGLREPVRGMLLFGPPGTGKTMLARAVATESRSTFFSISASSLTSKYLGESEKLVRALFAIAKKLSPSIVFVDEIDSIMGSRNNENENESSRRIKNEFLVQWSSLSSAAAGSNKNEGTGSNNNNDEDDTRVLVLAATNLPWSIDEAARRRFVRRQYIPLPEDQTRYVQLKKLLSYQKHTLTDLDFDELVKITEGFSGSDITSLAKDAAMGPLRDLGDKLLETDRDMIRPIGLVDFKSSLQYIKPSVSQDGLVKYEEWASQFGSSGS
- the TPA1 gene encoding oxidative DNA demethylase, which gives rise to MKRKNAEGKGSNEKDTKQISLEEDKIKGLFNSKIWDKSFQDGLKKEIEDAQPYNWGTIHELVNDDLLRAVRKEIETEIHFTKKETDIYRVNQSGDLANLSGLDWNDLSRLPNLFKLRQILYSKQYRDFFGYVTKAGKLSGSKTDMSVNTYTKGCHLLTHDDVIGSRRISFILYLPDPDRKWKSHYGGGLRLFPSILPNVPHSDPSAKLVPQFNQIAFFKVLPGFSFHDVEEVRVDKHRLSIQGWYHIPQVGEEGHIPGEEEAWVRNNTSTLAQIESNVLEDFEFPKDERDILPFHEVKHFEKMLKSDAANENNTPKEAMTSIISDSLQLSETEFTYLSQYISPEHLNPEGIEKLQKKFVENSSLQIEAFLNDSKSELLKKVIKQKELEQECPYHSKDVKTPWKTAIPPHKARYLYIDGKEYRNFQTEADIFKALNNDDLANFQFTKDTIKVIADASGNSKESNFDAELALIDLAIFHKSTIFKKYLALLTSLCPVSEQVLIRRFRPGMDFTLATKCRFNELLKGNPDILDAVLEGTLCLTPSPGWESGELGGYELYMMDDDEDNKQYLKEDVEDASVYRADDSGDSVLINDPPAWNTFNLVLRDESVLEFVKYVSWSAKSSRWDVKMKWDVKACDEDEENEEA
- the ISD11 gene encoding Isd11p, giving the protein MPGVTAPTRGQVLSLYKQFIKNSNQFNNYNFRQYFLRRTRDTFRENVNQKDPKVLMNLFKDAKNELGVLKRQSVISQMYTFDRLVVEPLKGRKH
- the CAJ1 gene encoding Caj1p, producing MVKETEYYDILGIKPEATATEIKKAYRRKAMETHPDKHPDDPDAQAKFQAVGEAYQVLSDQGLRSKYDEFGKEDAVPQQGFEDASEYFTAIFGGDGFKDWIGEFSLFKELGEATEMFEKEGEEGTAATDTDKGGETSDGGMIRHDGNRAEHLRKDRLSREQRKKLLEMEKKRREDMMKQVDELAEKLNEKITRYLIAVKANNLEEFTRKLDQEIEELKLESFGLELLYLLARVYKTKANNFIMSKKTYGFSKLFTGTRDNARSVKSAYNLLSTGLEAQKAMEKMNEVNPDELDQYERAKFESTLAGKALGVMWAMSKFELERKLKDVCNQILNDRRVSSKERLAKAKAMLFIANKFAGARRSPEEAEEARVFEELILGEQEKEHKKHSVIR